TCGTTACATCAAAATAAAATAAATAAGCACTGCCTCTGTAAAAACGAAATGGGCTCTCTGCCATTTTCCGATATTTTTCTACTCTCATTTCATGGGTCAGTCCCATTATTTCCCCATCAAATTCATTTAAAATCGTATCGATTGTTTGATAGCGCAGCTTTCTTCTCGTGGCATTTGCACGATCCGCAATATTTTCCATGTTCATTTTTCCTCACCGCTTTCCAATCATTATAATGCGAAACGTTTAATAGCAGATTTTCATTGAGCAGCTGAAAGAATCGAGATTTCCATTGCGGTAAATGCAGGACAAATTTAGTATATTCCTATTTTTTTAATCCTGCAAAAACCTTTGTGAAGAAGGAAGCGATCTTTGCTAAGATGAAAGAAGAATGGAAAAGAGGGTGAAGAACATGGATATCAAGCATCTGCAATATTTTATTGAAGTCGTTAAATTTAAAAGCTTTACTCGAGCGGCCAATCACTTGTTCATCACCCAGCCAACCATCAGCAAGATGATCAAAAATCTTGAGGAGGATTTGGGGGTCACGCTATTTGAGCGTTCCCGCAAAAAACTCGTTTTGACGGATGCCGGTCAGGTCATTTATGAGCAGGCGAAGTCGATTGATCAAGCTTTCCGCAATCTTCAGCTGGAGCTTGATGATTTGCTTAACCTGAAAAAAGGAGTCATCCGGCTCGGCCTCCCACCTATTATTGACACCGGCTTTTTTCCAAAAATGATCGGATCTTTTCATGAAAAATACCCGAATATCACCTTCCATCTTGTGGAGGATGGCTCTAAAAAAATCGAAGAAGAGGTAGCAGGCGGAGGTCTTCATGCGGGGGTCGTTGTCCTGCCGGCTAAGGAAGATGAATTTGAGTGTCTATCCTATATGAGAGAGGATTTCCGGGTCGTTCTGCACCCGG
The Metabacillus sp. FJAT-52054 genome window above contains:
- a CDS encoding LysR family transcriptional regulator, producing the protein MDIKHLQYFIEVVKFKSFTRAANHLFITQPTISKMIKNLEEDLGVTLFERSRKKLVLTDAGQVIYEQAKSIDQAFRNLQLELDDLLNLKKGVIRLGLPPIIDTGFFPKMIGSFHEKYPNITFHLVEDGSKKIEEEVAGGGLHAGVVVLPAKEDEFECLSYMREDFRVVLHPDHPLAARDEIELSELAFEPFILFNKDFVLHDRILSACNRAGFHPKVVSESSQWEFIEEMAACKLGVALFPESICCHLSNKVRSVRIVNPSMGWHLAVIWRKDHYLPYAAREWLQYAQKQLNQH